Proteins encoded by one window of Elaeis guineensis isolate ETL-2024a chromosome 12, EG11, whole genome shotgun sequence:
- the LOC105055408 gene encoding synaptotagmin-2 — MLVPRNSFGLALSQFRGRSPLVCPCELGDGGIGCRRRRRKRLNFGILLSEFRRSRWRCGPCMLPAENKNSNLDVDFLKSAKRSVRAQQQIVAKQLSSELDYEDSEPMQMASSFRNYQDDPLVDKLKTQLGVIHPIPSPPINRSIAGFFVFFFCVGVVFDKIWTFRKRNKSIQDVRNGTWPQVPTSFSLFLEKDLQRKESVEWVNMVLGKLWKVYRSGLENWIIGSVQPVIDNLRKPDYVQRVEIKQFSLGDEPLSVRNVERRTSRRVNDLQYQIGLRYTGGARMLLSLSLKFGVIPIVVPVGVRDFDIDGELWVKLRLIPTEPWVGAVSWAFVALPKIKFELSPFRLFNLMAIPVLSMFLTKLLTEDLPRLFVRPKKIVLDFQKGKALGPVSDDFKTNAIQEGNKDFVGELSVTLVDARKLAYFLFGKTDPYVVLSLGDQVIRSKKNSQTTVIGPPGQPIWNQDFHMLVANPRKQKLYIQVKDSFGFPDFTIGTGEVELGSLQDTVPTDRIITLQGGWRLFGNRSSGEILLRLTYKAYVEDEDDDSVEMEFVDGDASDGEILDYEQANGTYGQSRGGPDEKQRESFMDVLTALLVSEEFQGIVASETGNAKVSEESKYPESTMSRARGQTSSLEPNSVSSGARDSTLAWLAVITSIVVLISINIGGSSFFNP; from the exons ATGTTGGTGCCGCGGAATTCTTTTGGGTTAGCTCTCTCGCAGTTTCGTGGGCGTTCGCCTCTTGTTTGCCCGTGTGAATTAGGAGATGGAGGCATCGGttgtagaagaagaagaaggaagagattgaACTTTGGGATTCTTCTGAGTGAGTTTCGGAGGAGTAGATGGCGATGCGGGCCGTGCATGCTTCCGGCTGAGAATAAAAATTCGAATTTGGACGTTGACTTCTTGAAATCTGCCAAGAGAAGTGTGAGAGCCCAGCAGCAAATTGTCGCGAAACAGTTATCCAGTGAACTGGATTATGAGGATTCCGAGCCGATGCAGATGGCCTCCAGCTTCAGAAACTACCAGGACGATCCATTGGTGGATAAATTGAAGACTCAGCTTGGAGTGATCCATCCCATCCCTTCTCCTCCCATTAACAGGAGTATTGCTGGCTTCTTTGTCTTTTTTTTCTGTGTTGGTGTTGTTTTTGACAAGATTTGGACTTTTAGGAAGAGGAATAAATCAATCCAGGATGTTCGGAATGGGACCTGGCCTCAGGTGCCGACTAGCTTCTCACTGTTTCTGGAAAAGGATCTCCAGAGGAAAGAGTCAGTTGAATGGGTCAACATGGTTTTGGGAAAGTTATGGAAGGTTTACAGGTCTGGGCTTGAAAATTGGATCATCGGATCGGTCCAGCCAGTGATAGACAACCTCAGGAAGCCTGATTATGTGCAGAGGGTTGAAATTAAGCAGTTCTCGCTAGGGGATGAACCATTGTCTGTTAGGAATGTTGAACGAAGGACTTCTCGCCGTGTCAATGACTTGCA GTATCAGATTGGCCTTCGTTATACAGGTGGTGCTCGCATGTTGTTGTCCCTATCCTTAAAATTTGGTGTTATCCCGATCGTTGTACCTGTTGGAGTTCGTGATTTTGATATTGATGGGGAACTTTGGGTCAAGTTACGTTTAATACCTACAGAGCCTTGGGTGGGTGCTGTATCATGGGCTTTTGTCGCCCTTCCAAAGATTAAATTTGAGCTGTCACCATTTCGTTTGTTCAATCTTATGG CAATCCCGGTTCTATCAAT GTTCCTGACAAAGCTTCTAACTGAAGATTTGCCTCGACTCTTTGTGCGTCCAAAAAAAATCGTCCTTGACTTTCAGAAAGGGAAAGCACTGGGtcctgtttcagatgatttcaaaaCAAATGCAATTCAGGAAGGAAATAAAGATTTTGTTGGAGAGTTATCAGTGACTCTAGTAGATGCTCGGAAACTTGCTTATTTCTTATTTG GAAAGACGGATCCTTATGTTGTTCTAAGTTTGGGTGATCAGGTAATTAGAAGTAAGAAAAATAGCCAGACAACTGTCATTGGCCCACCTGGACAGCCAATCTGGAATCAG GATTTTCATATGCTTGTTGCGAACCCTAGGAAGCAGAAATTATATATCCAAGTAAAGGATTCCTTTGGATTCCCGGATTTCACTATTGGCACAGGCGAG GTTGAGCTAGGATCTCTTCAAGATACAGTACCAACAGATAGAATTATAACTTTACAAGGAGGTTGGAGATTGTTTGGGAACCGATCTTCTGGGGAAATACTACTACGCCTCACATACAAGGCATATGTTGAGGATGAAGATGATGATAGTGTAGAAATGGAGTTTGTGGATGGCGATGCATCTGATGGTGAAATACTAGACTATGAGCAAGCGAATGGCACATATGGACAAAGTAGGGGTGGCCCtgatgaaaaacaaagagaatCATTTATGGATGTCCTAACAGCTCTGCTTGTAAGTGAGGAATTTCAAGGCATAGTGGCATCTGAAACAGGAAATGCTAAAGTTTCTGAGGAGTCCAAGTATCCCGAATCAACGATGTCAAGAGCCCGTGGTCAGACATCATCTCTTGAACCTAATAGTGTTTCAAGTGGTGCCAGAG ACTCAACATTAGCATGGCTTGCTGTGATTACAAGTATAGTGGTGCTCATTTCTATTAATATCGGTGGTTCAAGTTTCTTCAATCCATGA
- the LOC105055409 gene encoding delta(24)-sterol reductase — MSDLQTPLHPKRKKVWVDYLVNFRWVVVIFVVLPVSFTIYFLTYLGDVKSAMKSEKRRQKEHEENVKKVVNRLKQRNPKKDGLVCTARKPYIAVGMRNVDYKRARHFEVDLSAFRNILEIDKERMIAKVEPLVNMGQITRATVPMNLALAVIAELDDLTVGGLINGYGIEGSSHIYGLFSDTVVALEVVLADGRVVRATKDNEYADLFYGIPWSQGTLALMVSAEIKLIPINEYMRVTYTPVRGNLKELAQAYADSFAPRDGDTSKVPDFVEGMIFTPTEGVMMTGRYASKEEAKQEGNVINSVGWWFKPWFYQHSQKALKKGEFVECIPTREYYHRHTRSLYWEGKLILPFGDQWWFRWFFGWLMPPKVSLLKATQGEAIRNYYHDNHVIQDMLVPLYKVGDALEYVHREFEVYPIWMCPHRLFKLPVKTMVYPEPGFELHHRQGDTNYAQMFTDIGVYYAPAAVLRGEEFNGAEAVLRLEEWMIQNHGFQPQYAVSELTEKNFWRMFDGAHYEHCRQKYGAIGTFMSVYYKSKKGKKTEKEVQEAEAAILEPAYAEEA; from the exons ATGTCAGACCTACAAACTCCTCTGCATCCAAAAAGGAAGAAGGTTTGGGTGGACTACTTGGTCAACTTCCGATGGGTTGTTGTCATCTTTGTTGTCCTTCCAGTCTCTTTCACAATCTACTtccttacatatctaggagatgTAAAGTCTGCAATGAAATCAGAAAAGCGGCGTCAGAAGGAACatgaagaaaatgttaaaaaagtTGTTAATCGCCTCAAGCAGAGGAATCCAAAGAAAGATGGTCTTGTCTGCACAGCAAGGAAGCCATACATTGCTGTTGGCATGCGCAATGTTGATTATAAACGTGCAAGACATTTTGAGGTGGATCTTTCAGCATTCAGAAACATCCTTGAGATTGACAAAGAAAGAATGATTGCAAAAGTAGAGCCTCTTGTTAATATGGGACAGATTACAAGAGCTACCGTTCCTATGAATCTTGCCCTCGCTGTTATTGCAGAGCTTGACGATCTCACAGTTGGAGGATTAATCAATGGCTATGGAATTGAGGGAAGCTCGCACATTTATGGCCTTTTCTCTGATACAGTAGTTGCCTTGGAAGTTGTACTTGCAGATGGACGGGTTGTTAGGGCTACCAAGGATAACGAGTATGCAGACCTTTTCTATGGGATTCCCTGGTCTCAAGGAACACTTGCACTAATGGTTTCTGCGGAGATTAAACTCATACCCATTAATGAGTATATGAGGGTAACATACACTCCAGTGAGAGGTAACTTGAAGGAACTTGCCCAGGCTTATGCTGATTCTTTTGCACCTAGAGATGGGGACACATCAAAAGTTCCGGATTTTGTTGAGGGAATGATCTTTACACCAACTGAAGGTGTCATGATGACCGGAAGATATGCTTCCAAGGAAGAGGCAAAGCAAGAGGGCAATGTCATCAACAGTGTTGGATGGTGGTTTAAGCCGTGGTTTTACCAGCATTCTCAGAAAGCACTTAAGAAAGGTGAGTTTGTGGAGTGCATTCCCACCCGAGAGTATTACCACAGGCATACAAGGTCCTTGTATTGGGAAGGAAAACTGATCCTTCCATTTGGGGACCAGTGGTGGTTCAGGTGGTTTTTTGGGTGGCTTATGCCACCAAAGGTTTCTCTGCTTAAGGCTACTCAAGGTGAAGCTATCAGGAATTATTACCATGATAATCATGTGATCCAAGATATGCTGGTTCCTCTTTACAAAGTTGGGGATGCTCTTGAGTATGTGCACCGAGAATTCGAG GTATATCCAATCTGGATGTGTCCTCATCGTCTTTTCAAGCTTCCTGTCAAAACTATGGTATACCCTGAACCAGGCTTCGAGCTGCACCACAGGCAAGGAGACACAAACTATGCTCAAATGTTCACGGATATTGGTGTGTATTATGCTCCTGCAGCTGTGCTAAGGGGTGAGGAATTCAATGGTGCCGAAGCTGTCCTCCGGCTTGAGGAGTGGATGATCCAAAATCATGGTTTCCAGCCACAGTATGCAGTTTCTGAGCTCACTGAGAAGAACTTCTGGAGGATGTTTGATGGGGCTCACTATGAGCACTGCCGCCAAAAGTATGGAGCCATTGGGACCTTTATGAGTGTCTACTACAAGTCCAAGAAAGGGAAAAAGACAGAGAAGGAGGTTCAGGAAGCAGAGGCAGCCATCCTTGAACCAGCCTATGCTGAGGAAGCATGA